A part of Aegilops tauschii subsp. strangulata cultivar AL8/78 chromosome 2, Aet v6.0, whole genome shotgun sequence genomic DNA contains:
- the LOC141041377 gene encoding uncharacterized protein, with product MALPEIPDELLVEILLRLPAASDLIRASAVCVSFRHLVADGCFLQRFRRLHPPPLLGFLDQHGFHPAVPPHPSAPAARAVASTADFSFAFLPSPARSWSIRDVGDGRVLLDRPCRHGAGKGRTGALFAEMAVCDPLHREYLLLPTIPDDLAASDENPLRIYGQRWGESFLVPDGNDEETPPAEDTVFRVICLAQYQTKLVAFVFFSGTGQWRDIPSLSWINFIPDFSSEWMGISSWRQYAYGCFYWFAGWSGKFAVLDTRRMEFTMADRPPRVSGFHSYMGIVEAGEGMIGMFVPAHDKVSHHGLDTVLLRYTIGRDNGGSSTQWQTEKTISIASGSSFMGSIGRHLLLYQCGNSLLELGCFTLDVKTFQLERVCVSRLIPAESRAYCNFPPSLLLSPKVSSGKLSLGC from the coding sequence ATGGCCTTGCCGGAGATCCCCGACGAGCTCCTGGTGGAAATCCTCCTCCGCCTCCCCGCCGCATCCGACCTCATCCGCGCCTCGGCAGTCTGCGTCTCCTTCCGCCACCTCGTCGCCGACGGCTGCTTCCTCCAACGCTTCCGCAGACTCCACCCCCCGCCCCTCCTCGGCTTCCTCGACCAGCACGGCTTCCACCCCGCCGTACCGCCTCACCCCTCAGCGCCTGCGGCCCGCGCTGTCGCCAGCACCGCTGACTTCTCCTTCGCCTTCCTCCCCTCCCCTGCGCGGAGCTGGTCCATACGGGACGTCGGCGACGGCCGCGTCCTCCTCGACAGACCCTGCCGGCATGGCGCCGGCAAGGGACGCACCGGCGCCCTCTTCGCGGAGATGGCGGTGTGCGACCCCCTGCACCGGGAGTACCTCCTGCTCCCCACAATCCCCGATGACCTAGCGGCTTCGGATGAGAACCCACTGCGGATATATGGACAGCGCTGGGGCGAGAGCTTTCTAGTCCCTGATGGCAACGACGAGGAGACACCTCCTGCCGAGGATACGGTGTTCAGAGTGATCTGCCTAGCGCAGTACCAAACTAAGCTGGTGGCCTTTGTCTTCTTTTCCGGCACCGGACAGTGGCGAGACATTCCATCCCTGAGTTGGATTAATTTTATACCTGACTTCTCGTCGGAATGGATGGGTATTTCTTCGTGGCGGCAATATGCATATGGTTGCTTTTACTGGTTTGCAGGTTGGAGTGGAAAATTCGCTGTGCTTGACACCCGAAGAATGGAGTTCACCATGGCTGACCGCCCACCCAGAGTTAGTGGTTTCCACAGTTATATGGGCATTGTGGAGGCAGGGGAAGGCATGATTGGGATGTTTGTGCCTGCACATGACAAAGTCAGCCATCATGGACTTGACACAGTTCTCCTGAGATATACCATTGGACGAGACAATGGTGGGAGTTCCACCCAGTGGCAGACGGAGAAGACAATCTCAATAGCTTCTGGCTCCTCGTTCATGGGTTCAATAGGGAGGCACTTGCTCCTGTATCAGTGCGGAAACTCATTGCTCGAGCTAGGTTGTTTCACGCTGGATGTCAAAACTTTCCAGCTTGAGAGGGTATGTGTTTCACGGCTCATTCCTGCCGAGTCACGCGCATATTGCAACTTCCCACCGTCATTATTATTGTCACCGAAAGTGTCAAGTGGTAAACTTTCTCTGGGATGCTAG